Proteins from a genomic interval of Medicago truncatula cultivar Jemalong A17 chromosome 3, MtrunA17r5.0-ANR, whole genome shotgun sequence:
- the LOC11428823 gene encoding LOW QUALITY PROTEIN: ethylene-responsive transcription factor SHINE 2-like (The sequence of the model RefSeq protein was modified relative to this genomic sequence to represent the inferred CDS: deleted 1 base in 1 codon): MVQQTKKFRGVRQRQWGSWVSEIRHPLLKRRVWLGTFETAEAAARAYDQAAILMNGQSAKTNFPVTKNQGEEVASDTPYNGGGGDDSFLSPKALSELLSTKLRKYCKDPSPSLTCLRLDNDNSHIGVWQKRAGPHSDSNWVMRVELGGKKKTIESEEIGSKQHTIDGGNNSNADNENRVVVEEEERVALQMIEELLNWNYPCGSTSSNNSQQEENRNISCHGHGS; encoded by the exons ATGGTACAACAAACAAAGAAGTTCAGAGGAGTCAGGCAGCGCCAGTGGGGCTCTTGGGTGTCAGAAATTCGCCACCCTTTGTT AAAGAGAAGGGTGTGGTTAGGAACATTTGAGACGGCAGAAGCAGCAGCAAGAGCATATGATCAAGCTGCAATTTTGATGAATGGTCAAAGTGCAAAGACTAATTTCCCTGTGACAAAGAATCAAGGTGAAGAAGTTGCTAGTGACACCCCTTataatggtggtggtggtgatgattCTTTCTTGTCTCCCAAGGCACTCTCTGAGCTACTCAGCACAAAGCTTAGAAAGTATTGCAAAGACCCTTCTCCATCACTTACTTGTTTGAGGCTAGATAATGATAATTCTCACATTGGAGTGTGGCAAAAAAGAGCTGGACCACATTCTGATTCTAATTGGGTCATGAGGGTTGAACTTGGTGGGAAGAAGAAGACTATAGAGTCAGAAGAGATAGGATCAAAACAACACACTATTGATGGTGGTAATAATAGTAATGCTGATAATGAAAATAGGGTGGTAGtagaagaagaggaaagagTTGCTTTGCAGATGATTGAAGAGTTACTTAATTGGAACTATCCATGTGGATCAACTTCAAGTAAT AACTCTCAGCaggaagaaaatagaaatatttcaTGTCATGGACATGGTTCTTAA
- the LOC11431963 gene encoding RNA-dependent RNA polymerase 6 codes for MDLEGSVKDSVLTTTQVSIGGFDSDVKASDLVSYLESKIGYVDRCRLKTSCTPPESYPEFTMTDTKQIEITDDYKKVAPHAFVHFTLPDSATEALNAAGRCDLILNGKVLKVISGPQNPNFLNQRRRTEAPFKMSDVIVEIGTLVSPADFTVAWRGCDKGVNFLVDPFDKICKICFNRDTAFSFKGIGKQAVIKCDFKVGFLIRDIEEIQRYDDTSHLVVLLRLASSPLVWYRTADDDIDESVTIDLLDDDDPWIRTTDFTPSGAIGRCNYYRISIPPRHGAKLNKALEYLRRQRVPRIPLKRPPKIQNEPDFGVPMSDAFFYIDSQKDISFDIMFLINAIVHRGIFNQYSLSNKFFELLKNQPKDVNVAALKHICTYKHPVFDAAKRLEAVQKWLLRNPKFYQISKQSDDVMEVRRLVVTPTKAYCISPEVELSNRVLRRFREVSDRFLRVTFMDEGQQTLNNYALNYYVAPIVKEITSNSFQQKTRIYKRVKTILDDGFYFCGRKYSFLAFSSNQLRDRSAWFFAEDKDITCDDIRNWMGRFNQKNVAKCAARMGQCFSSTYASVEVPANEVNSMLPDVERNNYVFSDGIGIITTDLAVEVAEKLKLDKAPSAYQIRYAGFKGVVACWPAKGDGIKLSLRPSMNKFQSTHTTLEICAWTRFQPGFLNRQIITLLSALDVPDEIFWKMQEGMISSLNQMLVDRDVAYDVLTKSCAEHGNAAAIMLSCGFSPKTEPHLRGMLNSIRAAQLWGLREKSRIFVSSGRWLMGVLDELGVLEQGQCFVQVSTPSLENCFSKHGSRFSETKTVHVVKGIVVIAKNPCLHPGDVRVLEAVDVPDLHHLYDCVVFPQKGERPHTDEASGSDLDGDLYFVTWDGNLIPPSKRSWPPMEYAAQESRLQTRQVTVQDIIDFFVRNMVNEQLGSICNAHVVHADSSDYGALDENCVHLAELAATAVDFPKTGKLVTMPSNLKPKLYPDFMGKEHHQSYKSKKILGRLYRRIKDAYDKDIDAPEFNCVSSDILYDTDLEVPGSSEFIADAWEQRCSYDGQLSGLLGQYKVKTEEEVVTGQIWSMPKYNSRKQGELKERLKHSYSALKKEFRQIFEKLKSDVGELSDKEKNLLYEQKASAWYQVTYHPKWVKKSLDLQLKSSDNQSADSLGNMVMLSFPWIAVDYLACTKTRHRRVKDFDSTKQVDSLAKYLSERL; via the exons ATGGATTTAGAAGGAAGTGTAAAAGATTCAGTGCTTACTACTACTCAAGTCAGCATCGGTGGATTTGACTCTGATGTCAAAGCTTCTGATTTGGTGTCATACTTGGAATCCAAGATCGGATATGTTGATAGATGTCGGCTGAAGACTTCTTGTACTCCTCCGGAGTCATATCCAGAATTTACTATGACTGATACAAAACAGATAGAAATTACGGATGACTATAAGAAGGTGGCACCTCATGCCTTTGTGCATTTTACTTTGCCGGATTCTGCAACTGAGGCCCTCAATGCTGCAGGTCGCTGTGACCTAATTTTGAATGGTAAGGTGTTAAAGGTCATCAGTGGGCCACAAAATCCAAACTTCCTGAACCAAAGGAGGCGAACTGAAGCTCCTTTTAAGATGTCGGATGTAATCGTTGAAATTGGGACTTTGGTTAGCCCGGCGGATTTTACTGTTGCTTGGAGAGGGTGCGATAAAGGGGTAAACTTTCTAGTGGACCCTTTTGACAAAATATGCAAGATTTGTTTCAATAGGGATACTGCATTCTCATTCAAAGGAATAGGTAAACAAGCAGTgataaaatgtgattttaagGTGGGATTCTTGATTAGAGACATAGAGGAGATCCAAAGATATGATGATACTTCGCATCTTGTTGTTTTATTACGCCTAGCTTCGTCACCGTTGGTTTGGTACAGAACTGCCGATGACGACATTGATGAATCGGTCACAATTGATTTGTTAGACGACGATGATCCTTGGATCAGGACCACAGACTTTACCCCCAGTGGAGCCATTGGACGATGCAATTATTATAGAATATCAATCCCACCACGTCATGGTGCCAAATTGAACAAGGCCTTGGAATATTTGAGACGCCAAAGAGTGCCACGGATTCCGCTTAAACGGCCACCTAAGATACAAAATGAACCTGATTTTGGGGTTCCCATGTCAGATGCTTTCTTCTACATAGATTCTCAGAAGGACATTTCTTTTGATATAATGTTCTTGATTAATGCAATTGTACACAGAGGAATATTCAATCAGTATAGTTTATCAAACAAGTTTTTTGAATTGCTGAAAAACCAACCTAAGGATGTCAACGTGGCTGCTCTGAAGCACATATGTACTTACAAGCACCCAGTGTTTGATGCAGCTAAGAGACTAGAAGCAGTCCAAAAATGGTTGCTCAGAAATCCAAAATTTTATCAGATCTCCAAGCAGTCCGATGATGTTATGGAGGTTAGAAGGCTAGTTGTTACCCCAACAAAAGCCTATTGTATATCACCAGAAGTTGAATTGTCCAATAGAGTCCTCAGAAGATTTAGAGAAGTTTCAGACCGATTCTTGAGAGTCACCTTTATGGATGAAGGACAGCAAACACTTAATAATTATGCTCTTAACTATTATGTTGCTCCCATTGTGAAGGAAATCACATCAAACTCCTTCCAACAGAAGACGAGAATATATAAAAGGGTGAAGACAATCCTGGATGACGGGTTTTACTTTTGTGGCcgaaaatattcatttttagcTTTTTCATCCAATCAACTTAGAGATCGTTCTGCTTGGTTTTTTGCTGAGGACAAGGACATAACTTGTGATGATATAAGAAATTGGATGGGTAGGTTTAATCAGAAGAATGTTGCAAAGTGTGCGGCTAGGATGGGGCAATGCTTCTCATCCACATATGCATCAGTAGAAGTTCCTGCGAATGAAGTTAACTCGATGCTCCCTGATGTGGAGAGGAATAATTATGTTTTCTCTGATGGCATTGGTATTATCACTACGGATCTTGCAGTTGAAGTTgctgaaaaattgaaattggacAAGGCACCCTCGGCTTACCAGATCAGGTATGCTGGTTTTAAAGGGGTTGTAGCCTGCTGGCCCGCTAAAGGGGATGGAATCAAGCTTTCTTTGAGACCCAGCATGAACAAGTTTCAATCCACTCATACTACCTTGGAGATCTGTGCCTGGACTAGGTTTCAACCTGGTTTTCTTAACAGGCAGATTATAACATTGCTTTCAGCTCTGGATGTGCCTGATGAAATATTCTGGAAAATGCAGGAGGGAATGATTTCAAGTTTAAATCAAATGCTGGTTGATCGAGACGTGGCCTATGATGTTCTAACCAAGTCTTGTGCCGAGCATGGAAACGCTGCAGCAATAATGTTAAGTTGTGGCTTCAGTCCCAAAACAGAACCTCATCTTAGAGGCATGCTAAACTCTATACGTGCTGCACAACTTTGGGGCCTTAGAGAAAAGTCTAGGATTTTTGTTTCATCAGGCAGATGGTTGATGGGCGTCTTAGATGAGTTGGGTGTGCTTGAACAAGGGCAATGCTTTGTTCAAGTGTCTACTCCTTCTCTTGAAAATTGTTTCTCAAAGCACGGCTCAAGATTTTCAGAGACCAAAACCGTGCACGTGGTTAAAGGTATAGTGGTTATAGCCAAAAATCCATGTCTTCACCCTGGAGATGTGAGAGTTTTGGAGGCAGTCGATGTCCCGGATTTGCATCATTTATATGACTGTGTTGTTTTCCCTCAAAAGGGCGAAAGACCCCATACAGATGAAGCTTCTGGAAGTGACCTTGACGGGGATCTTTATTTTGTCACTTGGGATGGAAATCTCATTCCACCAAGTAAGAGGAGCTGGCCACCTATGGAGTATGCGGCTCAAGAAAGCCGGCTTCAAACACGGCAAGTCACTGTCCAG GACATCATAGATTTTTTTGTCAGAAACATGGTGAATGAGCAGTTGGGTTCAATTTGCAATGCACATGTGGTACATGCTGATTCCAGTGACTACGGTGCCTTGGATGAGAACTGCGTACACTTAGCTGAGTTAGCAGCTACCGCAGTTGATTTTCCGAAGACCGGTAAGCTTGTCACCATGCCCTCAAATCTGAAACCGAAACTGTACCCTGATTTTATGGGGAAAGAGCACCATCAATCATACAAGTCCAAAAAAATCCTGGGGAGACTTTACCGGAGGATTAAAGATGCGTATGATAAAGATATTGATGCTCCTGAATTCAACTGTGTGTCAAGTGATATACTTTATGATACAGATCTTGAGGTTCCAGGATCTTCTGAATTCATTGCTGATGCATGGGAGCAAAGGTGCTCTTATGATGGCCAGTTAAGTGGATTACTGGGTCAATACAAAGTGAAAACAGAAGAAGAAGTTGTCACTGGACAGATCTGGTCCATGCCAAAATACAACAGTAGGAAGCAAGGGGAACTTAAGGAGAGGCTGAAGCACTCGTACAGTGCACTGAAAAAAGAATTTAGGCAAATTTTTGAGAAACTGAAGTCAGATGTTGGAGAATTAAgcgataaagaaaaaaatttgttgtatgaaCAAAAAGCTTCGGCCTGGTATCAGGTGACATATCATCCTAAATGGGTGAAGAAATCCCTTGATTTGCAGCTTAAATCCTCAGATAATCAGAGTGCAGATAGTTTGGGGAATATGGTGATGTTGAGTTTTCCATGGATTGCAGTTGATTACCTTGCTTGCACAAAGACAAGGCATCGGAGAGTTAAAGATTTTGACTCAACCAAGCAAGTTGATTCTCTGGCGAAGTATCTATCTGAAAGGTTATAG
- the LOC25490028 gene encoding SPX domain-containing protein 2, producing MKFWKILKSQIEQTLPEWRDQFLSYKNLKKQLKAMCPKDAHTPPIWDAHQVSHFLCLLEVEIDKFNTFFVNKEEEYIIKWKELQDRVDRVMDYSDLELMSLWREIVDFHGEMVLLENYSALNYTGLVKIIKKHDKRTGGLLRLPFIQEVLNQPFFETDVLNNLVKECEVLLNILFTNNDSPSCPCTSTSEENEENKEKLMQVPEEIAEIENMENVLIKLTLSALRTLEEIRGQSSTKQGVKTKTSGEACGDKEKVAHS from the exons ATGAAGTTCTGGAAGATCTTGAAGAGCCAAATCGAGCAGACCCTGCCCGAATGGCGCGACCAGTTCTTGTCCTACAAAAACTTGAAGAAACAGTTGAAGGCTATGTGTCCCAAAGATGCTCACACCCCTCCCATATGGGATGCTCACCAGGTCAGCCACTTCCTTTGCCTATTGGAGGTTGAGATTGACAAGTTCAACACTTTCTTTGTTAACAAGGAAGAAGAATACATCATCAAATGGAAG GAGTTGCAAGACAGAGTTGACAGGGTCATGGATTATTCAGATTTGGAGTTGATGTCATTATGGAGGGAAATAGTTGACTTCCATGGGGAGATGGTTTTGTTGGAGAACTATAGTGCACTTAACTACACAG GTTTAGTGAAGATAATAAAGAAACACGATAAGCGAACTGGTGGACTACTTCGCTTGCCGTTTATCCAAGAGGTTCTGAACCAGCCCTTTTTCGAAACTGATGTGCTTAACAACCTTGTTAAGGAGTGTGAGGTGCTACTGAACATTCTTTTTACCAACAATGATAGCCCTTCTTGCCCTTGCACATCAACTAGTgaggaaaatgaagaaaataaagagaagctGATGCAGGTTCCTGAAGAAATTgctgaaattgaaaatatggaGAATGTGCTCATCAAGCTAACTTTATCAGCATTGCGTACCTTGGAAGAAATTCGCGGTCAAAGCTCAACA AAGCAAGGGGTAAAAACTAAAACGTCAGGTGAAGCTTGTGGAGACAAGGAAAAGGTAGCACATTCATAG